In the Malassezia vespertilionis chromosome 1, complete sequence genome, one interval contains:
- a CDS encoding uncharacterized protein (TransMembrane:7 (n5-15c23/24o104-128i170-191o203-223i230-247o305-325i415-437o443-463i); COG:S; EggNog:ENOG503NZIA; SECRETED:SignalP(1-58)): MSQNLIIPVLLFVCARLYSPLPATNPVVEAMRKSGSGQATSTWIQSVSLAQAIQGSNAVQSILSMLPSSWLSGEHGFFRATWLEGSVAMAIHGEQYVLSHIPEYWYNILLYMSPVFSLLEGLSSLLVIQSVSHLSRWLINDTEDGKRSRQLRGSRIIKRLLSFGLDPSEVWQLLFLMLSAIIYVAAVFALYICFDGAFDGRPITAAAIGASLASTLWISGIAFTIRKANVVETSLMFAYVVFNIYQLNTSMRLGTDPLQMVRAFKASRLESHTPFLLATSTDAFLDRLVDAVEHSLHVLSAASEVLPKTVIVSLVFRLMVLYSAIRVLPRLDTATAYDVRSIPTSDAQTKLANDKEAQDQAKLNDLLKKAKEPGSPGAESVSSHVPETLSKAPTAPREKARRVASAARPKPDSTILPVLVTYSRFVLIAVYSHLLLLDQNHQIYWRLLTVFFTLCLWSVELLMSKEEAPMAAMYE; the protein is encoded by the coding sequence ATGTCGCAGAATTTGATTATACCCGTACTCCTGTTTGTTTGTGCACGGCTTTACTCGCCGCTTCCCGCGACGAACCCTGTTGTGGAAGCAatgcgcaagagcggcaGTGGTCAGGCCACCTCGACATGGATCCAGTCTGTATCGCTCGCACAGGCGATCCAAGGGTCCAATGCGGTGCAGTCGATTCTATCTATGCTGCCTTCGTCTTGGCTTTCTGGCGAGCACGGCTTCTTTCGCGCTACATGGCTCGAAGGGAGTGTCGCGATGGCAATCCACGGCGAGCAGTACGTCTTGTCGCATATCCCCGAGTACTGGTACAATATTCTTTTGTACATGAGCCCCGTGTTCTCTCTTCTTGAGGGATTATCAAGTCTCCTTGTCATCCAGTCTGTCTCGCATCTCTCCCGCTGGCTTATCAATGATACAGAAGATGGCAAACGCAGTAggcagctgcgcggcagTCGAATCATCAAACGCCTTTTGTCGTTTGGCTTGGATCCATCGGAGGTGTGGCAGCTTTTGTTTCTTATGCTGTCCGCCATTATTTACGTTGCAGCCGTGTTTGCCTTGTACATTTGCTTCGACGGCGCTTTCGACGGCCGTCCGATTACCGCTGCTGCGATCGGCGCTAGTCTTGCATCCACACTGTGGATTTCGGGCATTGCGTTCACGATACGCAAGGCAAATGTCGTGGAGACGAGCTTGATGTTTGCATACGTGGTGTTCAATATCTACCAGCTCAACACGTCGATGCGCCTTGGGACGGATCCGTTGCAGATGGTGCGCGCATTTAAAGCATCACGCCTTGAGAGTCATACGCCTTTCCTCCTGGCCACCTCAACCGATGCCTTTTTGGACAGGCTTGTGGATGCGGTGGAGCACAGTTTGCACGTACTCTCTGCGGCCAGCGAGGTACTGCCCAAGACGGTCATTGTAAGCCTGGTCTTCCGTCTTATGGTCTTGTACTCCGCTATTCGCGTCCTTCCGCGCTTGGATACGGCAACTGCGTACGACGTGCGCAGTATTCCCACTTCTGACGCACAGACCAAGCTCGCAAACGATAAAGAGGCGCAGGACCAAGCAAAACTAAACGACTTGCTCAAGAAGGCCAAGGAGCCCGGCTCGCCAGGAGCAGAGAGTGTGTCTTCACATGTCCCTGAAACGCTGTCCAAGGCGCCGACTGCGCCACGGGAAAAGGCTCGGCGCGTTGcgtccgccgcgcgccccAAGCCGGACTCCACCATCTTGCCCGTCCTTGTCACATACTCTCGTTTTGTCTTGATCGCCGTGTACAGTCATTTGCTTTTGCTTGATCAAAACCACCAGATTTACTGGCGCTTGCTCACCGTTTTCTTCACCTTGTGCCTCTGGAGTGTGGAGCTACTAATGAGCAAGGAAGAGGCGCCGATGGCGGCGATGTACGAATAA
- the RRS1 gene encoding Rhodanese- sulfurtransferase (COG:J; EggNog:ENOG503NZ9M) — MADVSTDVVMGEAPLEADAGLLASYDFNPLDNSGYKKDREALLVSRTRNATQFLLNTIFKLPISRDLDYGPLASLPRFTSLLPREKSLPKPKPLTKWERFARKKGIVKRKKDKMIFDEESQKWVPRWGYKGANKTLDDQWLVEVPNTADDEFRPDKAAARELKERRAKNETQRQRNIARGAAEMATAVTDAPKRASALGSGVAPKARRRAELEADVLRARGSTASMGRFDKHLEGETKPRGVKRQYQPNEMNTTDERKANLALLGKIGRGGSDVNMRKAIKYASDGQGSKAFIDRKQRERAPAKRRK; from the coding sequence atgGCGGACGTGAGTACAGATGTGGTGATGGGCGAAGCCCCGTTGGAGGCCGATGCTGGCCTGTTAGCATCGTATGACTTTAATCCTCTGGATAATAGTGGGTATAAGAAGGATCGCGAGGCTCTGCTGGTATCGCGAACACGAAATGCGACTCAATTCCTGCTCAATACCATTTTCAAGCTGCCCATTTCGCGCGATTTGGACTATGGACCGCTCGCatctttgccgcgcttcaCTTCTCTCCTTCCGCGTGAGAAGTCGCTGCCGAAGCCGAAGCCGCTGACCAAGTGGGAGCGgttcgcgcgcaagaaagGAATTGTGAAACGCAAGAAAGACAAGATGATCTTTGACGAGGAGAGCCAGAAATGGGTTCCACGCTGGGGATATAAAGGCGCAAATAAGACGCTTGATGACCAGTGGCTTGTGGAAGTGCCGAATACGGCGGACGACGAGTTCCGGCCGGATAAggcggctgcgcgcgagctcaaagagcgccgcgcaaagaaTGAGACCCAGCGCCAACGCAATATTGCGCGTGGTGCAGCGGAGATGGCTACTGCAGTTACAGATGCCCCCAAacgcgcaagcgcactGGGCTCGGGGGTTgcgcccaaggcgcgccgccgtgctgAGCTAGAAGCCGatgtcttgcgcgcgcgcggaagcaCCGCTTCCATGGGCCGCTTTGACAAGCATTTGGAAGGCGAAACTAAGCCGCGTGGTGTCAAGCGTCAGTACCAACCGAACGAGATGAATACGACAGACGAACGCAAAGCAAATTTGGCGCTTTTGGGCAAGAttgggcgcggcggctcCGACGTGAACATGCGCAAGGCCATCAAATATGCCAGCGATGGGCAAGGCTCCAAGGCATTTATCGATCGGAAGCAAAGGGAGCGCGCAccggcaaagcgccgcaagtaG
- a CDS encoding uncharacterized protein (BUSCO:EOG09262A6N; EggNog:ENOG503NWGH; COG:S), translating into MDAVLGYRSDSDDDVPVGGAVAQTQVPDSHSVLYAPSPSDDESDSDEDVGADTFGLQRSEPQFSSARRTVPLAADVMTESIAPQVAKKVRCAMNALTQAPDALIVAQAEETSMALAPGVTKTLSGYVEETTMADFDFRNQQRTFEMLGYAHNPSVYANGSQDYVGNRFAAQQAGGATMAELRGENATRRAESRAMKKRRKGTTGDASIVDGPGAYVGPWGGWEGEQGEPVPQEAVGPTADELQAVEESAEKRKLDLGKLTRRRELDEVRGTEKSIFHGASMHDYQGRTFMHIPTDADVNLRGEPGALQSYIPSTCVRTWTGHTKGISALRLFPNSGHMVLSGSMDTKIKLWDVYREGGVLRTYLGHAKPISDVSFSPDGRQFLSAGFDHWIKLWDTESGVCLKSYLLDSVANCICFHPQKPHIFLAGTSDKKILQYDTTTDQVTQEYNQHQGPVNTITFVDEDKRFVSTSDDKTMRVWDFDIPVVVKLVADPSMQSMPSVALHPDQKWLACQSMDNQMLVYNADNFKQSKRRTFRGHQVQGFACEIGFSPDGRFVSSGDRQGNLVFWDWKSGGLLKRLPCHKDVLIAHDWLPHETSKVVTGGWDGLIRLWT; encoded by the coding sequence ATGGACGCCGTGCTAGGCTACAGATCggacagcgacgacgacgtaCCTGTTGGCGGCGCTGTTGCGCAAACACAAGTGCCAGATAGTCACTCGGTTTTATATGCGCCATCACCTAGTGATGATGAGAGCGATAGCGACGAAGACGTGGGGGCAGATACGTTTGGactccagcgcagcgaaCCGCAGTTCTCTAGCGCACGGCGTACCGTTCCTTTGGCAGCGGATGTCATGACAGAATCAATCGCACCGCAAGTTGCAAAAAAGGTACGTTGCGCGATGAATGCACTCACACAGGCACCTGATGCGCTGATCGTCGCACAAGCGGAAGAAACGTCGATGGCCCTCGCGCCGGGCGTGACCAAAACCCTGTCTGGCTACGTCGAGGAGACGACCATGGCCGACTTTGATTTTCGGAATCAGCAGCGTACATTTGAAATGCTCGGTTACGCACACAACCCTAGCGTTTATGCAAACGGCTCGCAAGATTATGTAGGAAACcgttttgcagcgcagcaggctGGCGGCGCTACTATGGCAGAGCTGCGCGGTGAAAATGCAACACGACGTGCTGAATCTCGCGCTATGAAGAAACGACGCAAAGGAACGACGGGCGATGCGTCTATTGTGGATGGCCCCGGCGCCTACGTCGGCCCTTGGGGCGGCTGGGAAGGCGAGCAGGGCGAGCCCGTACCACAAGAAGCGGTTGGCCCCACCGCAGACGAGCTGCAAGCGGTCGAGGAAAGTGCAGAGAAGCGTAAACTAGACCTCGGCAAGCTTACGAGGCGCCGCGAACTGGACGAGGTGCGTGGCACAGAAAAGAGCATCTTCCACGGCGCATCCATGCACGACTACCAAGGCCGTACATTTATGCATATCCCTACCGATGCCGACGTAAATCTGAGGGGCGAACCCGGCGCATTGCAAAGCTATATACCCAGTACATGTGTGCGTACATGGACCGGTCATACAAAAGGTATCAGCGCCTTGCGACTTTTCCCAAACAGTGGACACATGGTCTTAAGCGGGAGTATGGACACAAAAATAAAACTTTGGGATGTGTATCGTGAAGGAGGTGTGCTGCGAACGTATCTTGGACACGCCAAGCCGATCAGCGACGTATCGTTTAGCCCCGACGGCCGACAGTTTCTCTCGGCTGGGTTTGACCACTGGATAAAGTTGTGGGACACCGAATCAGGAGTGTGTTTGAAATCGTACCTGCTGGACAGTGTGGCGAACTGCATCTGCTTCCATCCCCAAAAGCCGCACATCTTTCTTGCAGGCACGAGCGATAAAAAAATTCTCCAGTACGACACAACTACGGATCAGGTTACGCAAGAGTACAACCAGCACCAAGGCCCTGTGAACACCATTACTTTTGTCGATGAGGATAAACGGTTCGTCTCGACAAGTGACGACAAGACGATGCGTGTGTGGGACTTTGACATTCCCGTAGTGGTGAAGCTTGTGGCGGACCCATCGATGCAATCCATGCCATCCGTGGCGTTGCATCCCGATCAGAAATGGCTTGCTTGCCAATCGATGGATAACCAAATGCTCGTGTACAATGCGGACAACTTTAAGCAAAGTAAGCGGCGCACGTTTAGAGGCCATCAAGTACAGGGTTTTGCGTGCGAGATTGGCTTCAGTCCCGACGGGCGCTTTGTCTCCTCAGGGGACCGCCAAGGCAATCTCGTATTTTGGGATTGGAAGTCGGGTGGGCTGCTCAAGCGGTTGCCTTGCCACAAAGACGTGCTCATTGCGCACGATTGGCTCCCGCACGAGACCTCGAAAGTCGTTACGGGTGGTTGGGACGGTCTCATACGACTGTGGACATAG
- the RPE1 gene encoding ribulose-phosphate 3-epimerase (COG:G; BUSCO:EOG092644Z6; EggNog:ENOG503NX48), giving the protein MPAVKIAPSVLASDLGNLTHEVQRMLACGADWLHIDIMDGHFVPNIVMGAPILKCVHEQLPDAFMDCHMMVTHPQQWVKDIAAAGGSSYTFHLEAQGDPLETVRIIKASNMRASLAINPGTPADAIPKELADAVDMILIMTVWPGAGGQKFIKECMPKVAQLRAHYPDLDVEVDGGVGPNTIDACAHAGANVIVAGTAVFKDPNPESVITFLRERCEESQVRIRNEREQFLKGEKIGAQSSDPACDFTTYLGQNSQT; this is encoded by the exons ATGCCTGCTGTAAAGATTGCACCGAGTGTGTTGGCATCTGATCTGGGCAATCTTACGCACGAGGTTCAGCGGATGCTTGCTTGTGGCGCAGACTGGCTCCATATCG ATATCATGGACGGTCACTTTGTGCCCAACATTGTCATGGGAGCGCCAATCCTCAAATGTGTACATGAGCAGCTGCCGGATGCATTTATGGACTGTCATATGATGGTGACACACCCGCAACAG TGGGTCAAAGATATTGCGGCTGCAGGTGGTTCCTCATACACATTCCATTTGGAAGCGCAAG GCGATCCGCTCGAGACCGTTCGCATTATCAAGGCATCCAATATGCGCGCATCACTTGCAATTAACCCAGGTACGCCTGCGGATGCGATCCCCAAGGAATTGGCAGACGCGGTCGATATGATTCTCATCATGACTGTATGGCCCGGAGCGGGTGGACAGAAATTCATTAAGGAGTGCATGCCAAAGGTAGCGCAGCTTCGTGCGCACTATCCCGATCTCGACGTGGAGGTTGATGGCGGGGTGGGCCCGAATACGATCGACGCATGTGCccatgcaggcgcaaatGTCATTGTCGCGGGCACTGCCGTGTTCAAGGACCCTAATCCAGAGTCGGTGATTACCTTCCTTCGGGAGCGCTGCGAAGAATCACAGGTGCGCATTCGCAATGAGCGCGAGCAATTTTTGAAGGGCGAGAAGATCGGTGCTCAAAGTTCTGATCCTGCTTGCGACTTTACCACGTACCTCGGACAGAATTCGCAAACGTAG
- a CDS encoding uncharacterized protein (TransMembrane:9 (o12-33i66-85o97-121i163-181o187-205i212-233o277-296i323-345o351-369i); BUSCO:EOG09263S2P; COG:S; MEROPS:MER0052372; EggNog:ENOG503NZ14) gives MSGAQLDTSQLVAYTGILSIACACVYIGSFASLHTPISTRKLRVEADQDPNEDENQSELQSLSSDGAWAFPLIGSAVLFSLFLAFKYLNKELINLLIATYFTVIGLVTIPTALQHVIVFFYDRNFVKREKKKYLELKVDCNWVDKTKPEEAQEKNGIDTKADMYTFAMLAFSVVLLGTHLYTKLWVSANTIALCFALQGITLIGLDSFTTGFILLGGLFFYDIFWVFGSTHLVGTSVMVDVATKFDAPIKILFPKNVEEIATSLLEHGLTDLPKLKFALLGLGDIVIPGVFVALALHFDQKHASESTPGLFFTRYYYKFAKPYFTACFVAYVLGLVTTITVMHVFHAAQPALLYLSPACSLSVVLVAFVRGELKELFQFSDKTIEPFSGKVEKKE, from the coding sequence ATGTCCGGTGCACAGCTTGACACCTCGCAGCTTGTAGCGTACACTGGTATTCTCTCGATTGCTTGTGCATGTGTGTATATCGGGAGTTTTGCTTCGTTGCATACCCCTATTTCCACGCGGAAATTACGCGTTGAGGCTGACCAGGATCCGAACGAAGATGAGAATCAGAGCGAATTGCAGAGTCTCTCATCCGACGGTGCATGGGCATTTCCGCTGATAGGTAGCGCAGTGCTCTTTTCCCTGTTTCTTGCTTTTAAGTATTTGAACAAAGAGCTGATAAACTTGCTCATTGCGACCTACTTTACCGTAATCGGCCTGGTGACAATCCCaactgcgctgcagcatgtCATTGTTTTTTTCTATGATCGCAATTTTGTGAAGCGCGAGAAAAAAAAGTATTTGGAGCTGAAAGTAGACTGCAACTGGGTCGACAAGACGAAGCCTGAggaagcgcaagaaaaGAACGGAATCGATACAAAGGCGGACATGTACACCTTTGCGATGCTTGCATTTTCGGTTGTGTTGCTTGGCACACACCTTTACACGAAGCTGTGGGTTTCTGCCAACACGATAGCACtgtgctttgcgctgcaaggcatTACGCTTATCGGACTCGATTCCTTTACCACTGGGTTCATCTTGCTTGGTGGTCTCTTCTTCTACGACATTTTCTGGGTGTTTGGCAGTACGCATTTGGTAGGCACATCGGTCATGGTCGATGTAGCCACCAAATTTGATGCACCAATCAAAATCCTATTTCCAAAAAACGTTGAGGAGATTGCAACCTCtttgctcgagcacggccTTACGGACCTGCCCAAGTTGAAGTTTGCACTGCTTGGCCTCGGCGATATTGTGATTCCCGGCGTGTTTGTTGCACTGGCGTTGCATTTCGATCAAAAACATGCTTCAGAGTCGACGCCTGGACTTTTCTTTACCCGGTATTATTACAAGTTTGCGAAGCCGTATTTTACGGCGTGCTTCGTTGCCTACGTCCTTGGTTTGGTCACCACGATAACTGTAATGCATGTTTTTCATGCTGCACAGCCCGCGCTCCTTTATCTTTCCCCTGCATGCTCTTTATCTGTCGTGCTTGTTGCCTTTGTGCGTGGAGAATTGAAAGAACTATTCCAGTTTTCTGACAAGACCATCGAGCCGTTCAGCGGTAAAGTGGAGAAAAAAGAGTAA
- the SGD1 gene encoding suppressor of glycerol defect (COG:T; BUSCO:EOG09261I1G; EggNog:ENOG503NXJN) — MKSSYDREKKQSKLERLAGEKQDEGDFKRKRVLSAVEKEEENEIAWLEHKLGGKRKKQSEGDDLDFLLDDLDRFQPGEDEESTNLSDSDASAVYSEDELQGSDEYDDEDEEEEDVEEAMADDFEQKAPIEAVAHAEQPKASAPPSGMYVPPALRAAKAKERDAEKEIEQQKLHRYVNRQLNRLAEGNLDTIIGELDSLYRTFARRDVSTTITRLVLDTIAARTHLTETIVVLYAALITAMHRIVGVEFGAYFLQECITRMLHVYVPLIKTPLDETEEVAAKNRECVNLMLLLCHLFNLKLISSTILYDLVRLFLNRGFRELLPGINGPKVITEADIELILRIVQSSGADLRRDDSTSFKAIAELTSEVLAQAPKEGNTVANSSRARFMLEALVNVRKNHKQNQSATMESTQRMTKFLSTLERRRSVRTQAALQVGLKDLQDAEKKGRWWLVGAAWTGHEETSDSAAPTTKATQESNTDLSWLPDDTKEETACDFVALGRSHGMNTDARRAIFSTLLNSVDYKDAVQSLMQLKLNEVQRREVIRVLLHCGVQEQQYNPFYTLVGQQLAEELPAMRVTLQYVLWDYFREIGETHVGGEKITAHAQDDDEMDTVDDEVRQRKLLYFARAYGWWFGRGSLSLSALKSVDFTSLHARGIHFLQQLFLQTFLSCLSKSPILTAKSRQHFAASPSQQEKETIEKLVVRGTVGNPTLAQGFLFFFKAHLGRAKLAELVGDDAVVFVRLKWAISIATETASVGVQAAGDAAL; from the coding sequence ATGAAGTCATCTTATGACCGAGAGAAAAAACAGTccaagctcgagcgccttgcagGAGAGAAACAAGACGAAGGGGATTTTAAGCGAAAACGAGTTTTGTCTGCGGTAGAAAAGGAAGAAGAAAACGAGATTGCCTGGTTGGAACACAAGCTgggcggcaagcgcaagaaacaATCTGAGGGCGATGATCTCGATTTTCTTCTGGATGATTTGGACCGTTTTCAACCTGGTGAAGACGAGGAAAGTACAAATTTGAGCGATAGCGATGCGTCGGCCGTGTACAGTGAGGATGAACTACAGGGCAGCGACGAGTatgacgacgaggatgaagaagaagaagacGTTGAAGAAGCCATGGCTGACGATTTCGAGCAAAAGGCACCTATAGAAGCAGTGGCACATGCGGAACAGCCCAAAGCCTCAGCACCACCTTCTGGTATGTACGTCCCCCCTGCGCTTCGAGCAGCCAAGGCCAAAGAACGTGATGCAGAGAAAGAAATTGAGCAACAAAAACTTCACCGCTATGTGAATCGCCAGCTGAATCGTTTAGCCGAAGGCAATCTTGATACCATTATTGGCGAGCTTGATTCGCTGTACCGAACGtttgcgcgtcgcgacgtGTCTACTACCATAACAAGGTTGGTGCTCGATACTATTGCAGCTCGCACACACCTCACCGAGACGATTGTTGTTTTGTATGCCGCGTTGATCACCGCAATGCACCGTATTGTCGGCGTAGAATTCGGCGCTTATTTTTTGCAGGAATGCATTACGCGCATGCTGCATGTATATGTACCACTGATCAAGACTCCGCTGGATGAGACAGAGGAAGTCGCTGCAAAAAATCGTGAGTGCGTAAATCTCATGCTTTTGTTGTGCCACCTGTTCAACCTGAAACTCATTTCTTCTACAATACTCTACGACCTTGTGCGGCTCTTTTTGAACCGCGGATTCCGTGAACTTTTACCAGGTATCAACGGACCCAAAGTCATCACGGAAGCAGACATTGAGCTTATCTTGCGCATTGTGCAAAGTAGTGGCGCCgacctgcgccgcgatgaTTCAACTTCATTCAAAGCCATTGCCGAGCTGACAAGCGAGGTGCTTGCCCAAGCGCCAAAAGAAGGGAATACCGTTGCAAATTCCAGTCGTGCGCGATTTATGCTCGAAGCACTGGTTAATGTGCGGAAAAATCACAAGCAAAATCAGTCGGCAACGATGGAAAGTACGCAGCGTATGACCAAGTTTCTATCTACgctcgagcggcggcgtAGCGTCCGGACCCAAGCTGCGCTTCAGGTTGGCTTGAAAGATTTGCAGGATGCCGAGAAGAAAGGGCGTTGGTGGCTTGTGGGAGCAGCGTGGACAGGCCACGAGGAGACTAGCGACAGTGCCGCGCCCACGACCAAAGCGACTCAAGAGAGCAACACAGACCTCTCCTGGCTTCCTGATGACACAAAAGAAGAGACAGCGTGCGATTTTGTGGCGTTAGGTCGTAGCCACGGTATGAATACAGATGCACGTCGTGCCATCTTTTCTACGCTTCTGAACAGTGTAGACTATAAGGATGCGGTGCAAAGTCTCATGCAGCTGAAACTAAACGAAGTGCAACGGCGTGAAGTCATTCGCGTTCTTCTTCACTGCGGCGTGCAGGAGCAGCAGTACAATCCATTCTATACGTTGGTTGGGCAGCAACTCGCAGAAGAGCTACCGGCGATGCGCGTAACGCTTCAGTACGTCTTGTGGGATTACTTTCGCGAGATTGGCGAGACGCACGTCGGAGGAGAGAAAATcactgcacacgcgcaagacgacgacgaaatGGATACGGTGGATGACGAGGTACGGCAACGAAAACTGCTTTAtttcgcgcgtgcgtacgGATGGTGGTTTGGTCGCGGGTCCCTGAGTCTGAGCGCACTTAAATCTGTCGACTTTACGAGTCTGCACGCGCGGGGAATCCACTTTTTGCAACAACTTTTCCTGCAGACATTTTTGTCGTGTCTCTCCAAGTCTCCTATTCTTACTGCAAAATCCCGGCAGCATTTTGCAGCTAGTCCGAGCCAGCAGGAAAAAGAGACGATTGAGAAACTTGtggtgcgcggcactgTCGGCAATCCTACGCTTGCCCAGGGCTTCCTCTTCTTTTTCAAAGCGCACCTTGGGCGCGCCAAACTTGCAGAGCTGGTCGGCGATGATGCCGTTGTATTTGTGCGGCTAAAATGGGCGATCAGCATAGCTACAGAGACGGCCAGTGTCGGCGTGCAAGCCGCGGGCGATGCCGCTTTATAG
- the ROK1 gene encoding RNA helicase (EggNog:ENOG503NUDA; COG:A), producing MDIFQSLLTGGTRFDKKRFGEDMELFAEKRNAEAPLTGPPSARAVLPKELDFFNSHAEERQAATAQAVAPDANKPCTDAPLLRRADLQAFLRKYQLRLKGTDVPLPLASWGDLERRWHVAPWLRANLESGGWSDPTPIQRGAISVVLDRRDLLAGAPTGSGKTLAFVLPILQLLRAHAKVGIRAVVVSPTRELAQQIHEQLQRLAQGQAFKTCLLTRGAVKNSDDDALAKKKFDILITTPLRLVHAIQHEELELSHVEQLVLDEADRLLEDGFLEQTDEILAACTHPKLRKALFSATLHSGVEQLAKTFMVDECRVLAGQKEGATDTIHQQLEFTGSEDGKLLALRSLIQEGGMKPPVLLFVQSIDRARELFHELVYDGLHVDVIHSERPKKQREAVIDAFKRGDIWILICTELMARGIDFKGVNLVINYDFPQTVQSYIHRIGRTGRAGKQGTAITYFNKEDAPYLKSVVNVMRQSGCQVPEWMLKLPKPSQMLRKRLRQAPVARKDVRVAAGTSSIGRRMANKKREMVQGSKRRKEKAKQSAEIP from the exons ATGGACATTTTCCAGAGCCTCCTCACGGGAGGCACGCGGTTCGACAAGAAGCGATTCGGAGAAGATATGGAATTGTTTGCAGAGAAGCGCAATGCGGAAGCGCCACTCACTGGACCGCCAAGTGCCCGTGCAGTCCTACCGAAGGAGCTCGATTTTTTCAACAGTCACGCAGAAGAGCGCCAAGCCGCAACAGCCCAAGCCGTAGCGCCCGATGCAAATAAGCCCTGCACTGACGCGCCACTGCTTCGGCGTGCTGATTTGCAAGCTTTTCTCCGTAAATACCAGCTCCGGCTAAAGGGGACCgacgtgccgctgccgctcgCCTCGTGGGGCGATTTGGAGCGCCGATGGCACGTTGCTCCGTGGCTGCGTGCGAACCTAGAGAGTGGAGGATGGTCCGATCCGACACCGATTCAGCGCGGTGCGATAAGTGTGGTGCTGGACCGCCGCGACTTgcttgcaggcgcgcccACAGGCTCGGGAAAAACGCTTGCGTTTGTCCTGCCGATCCTGCAGCTCCTGCGTGCCCACGCAAAAGTCGGCATCCGCGCTGTGGTTGTAAGCCCGACTCGGGAACTTGCACAGCAAATCCACGAGCAGCTACAGCGGCTCGCACAGGGCCAGGCTTTTAAAACGTGTCTCTtgacgcgcggcgccgtaAAAAACTCGGACGATGATGCACTTGCAAAGAAGAAGTTTGATATCCTCATCACCACGCCGTTACGGCTCGTTCATGCGATCCAGCACGAGGAGCTTGAACTTTCgcacgtcgagcagctggtcCTCGACGAGGCCGATCGTCTCTTGGAAGATGGATTCCTCGAACAGACCGACGAGATCCTTGCGGCGTGTACGCATCCGAAACTGCGCAAGGCACTGTTtagcgcgacgctgcattCTGGTGTGGAACAACTAGCCAAGACATTCATGGTGGACGAGTGCCGCGTACTGGCGGGCCAAAAGGAAGGCGCCACGGATACCATCCACCAGCAGCTCGAGTTTACAGGGTCCGAGGACGGGAAGCTGCTtgcgttgcgctcgctCATCCAGGAAGGGGGGATGAAGCCACCGGTGCTTTTGTTTGTGCAATCGATTgaccgcgcgcgcgagctgtttCACGAGCTGGTGTACGATGGATTGCACGTGGATGTGATCCATTCAGAGCGCCCAAAAAAACAGCGCGAGGCTGTGATTGACGCGTTTAAGCGCGGGGATATTTGGATTCTAATCTGTACAGAGCTCATGGCCCGCGGCATCGATTTCAAGGGCGTGAATTTGGTCATTAATTACGACTTTCCGCAAACAGTGCAAAGCTATATTCACCGTATTGGGCGAACAGGTCGTGCTGGAAAACAAGGGACTGCCATCACCTACTTTAACAAGGAGGATGCGCCGTATTTAAAGTC CGTTGTGAATGTCATGCGGCAATCGGGCTGCCAAGTACCAGAGTGGATGCTAAAACTGCCCAAGCCGTCGCAGATGCTGCGGAAAAGGCTCCGACAGGCACCCGTGGCGCGAAAGGATGTGCGTGTTGCTGCGGGCACAAGCTCTATAGGCCGGCGCATGGCAAATAAGAAGCGCGAGATGGTGCAAGGCAGCAAGCGACGAAAAGAAAAAGCGAAACAAAGCGCTGAAATTCCTTAG